The DNA window AACGAGACCAGGGGATACCGAGTGCCGAGAGGTAGTTTAAGATTAGAATTAGGGGTGGGTCTTTAATCTTACCCGCCTCCAACTTAGAGATTAGAGTTTGGCTCTTACCGCATTCCAAAGCGATCTCCTTTTGGGAGAGACCAACTTCCTTTCGGTAACCTTTAAGGAGTTCCGAGGCGAAATGGGTTATCACAATCCAATCTTATTAAAAAGTGGTAATTTGTCAAGTTAAAATATTAATGTCATTCATATTTTTGCCAGCCGCCCCTTTTTTACAAGTCTTTAATTTACAATAACTTATTTGATTTGGCCTCTAAAATGGGGGGCAGTATAGGGGATATAAGAGGGGTGATAAAGGAAGGCCTAATTTTTAGCCTAACAGAAGTTATAATTATCAGGCTAAATCCTGGTGTAAAGCGGCAACTGATGGGAAGGTGAATCTTGTATTTAAGGAAAGGCATAAGAGAAGGTCTTGCGGAGAGAATAAGAGAAAGTTTAATCTTCGGTCTAACTCGGGTTTTAAGAGACGGTCTAATGTTAGGCTTAAAGGAAAGTCTAATCCCGAAGAAGAGATTAGGGGGTAGATAGTATCCCTTGGAATATGGAAACTTGACTAATATTTAATCTCAGGCTAATATTAAGAAATTATGCGTTTAATTTTGATTATTTTAATCTTCTTCATCTTCGGCCTTTTGGTTTACGGTTACTTAGAGTATCGGGAAATGCTCTTGCGGATAAAGGGGACCGAAGAGGAGGCCGCAATCCGGCAAAGAGAAATTCTTTTTCTCTACGAAAGAAGATTGAAGGATTTGGAAGGGGAATATGCTTCTCTTCTATTAAGAAAGGATAGATTAAAAGCCCAAGATAGAAAGAAGTTGGAGGAGTTGGAGGAGAAGATTAAAGAGATGAGGAAGACGATTGAACAATGGAAGGTAACCGAAGAGGAAAAGAAGAAGAACACCCTCTATCGGATGTGTGTGGAACTTTATCCCCAAACCCGGGGTCTCTGTGAATACCTAAAAGAGAAAGCAAAGGAATAGGTACTATGTGCCTTACGATTCCAGTTCAAGTGAAAGAGGTAAAGGGGACAAAGGCAATTGTCCAAAAGGGGGAAGAGGAGTTTACTATTGATATCACCCTGCTGCCAGAAGTTAAACCCAAAGATTGGCTCCTTACGATTTCCGGTCTTGCCTTAAAAAAGGTGAGTGAAGAGGATGCCCAGGAGATATTGGATTTCTTAAATTATTCCTTCATCACCGACCCGAGGCGGGTCTCAGAGAGATTTACGAGGATAATCCAAGAATCAAAATTCCGGCTTCTAAATAAAGAGGAGATTATTTATCTCTTAAATACCGAAGGCTACGAAAAGGAAGCCC is part of the candidate division WOR-3 bacterium genome and encodes:
- a CDS encoding helix-turn-helix domain-containing protein, encoding MITHFASELLKGYRKEVGLSQKEIALECGKSQTLISKLEAGKIKDPPLILILNYLSALGIPWSR